The genomic DNA AGAAAAAGATTAGTGTCAATATTATGCTCCTGTAAGTCTATATGTCTGTACGGTTGAATATGTTTGGGGTCTGTAACCTGGCCGATGAATGTCAAAGGTCCCCTTTTCTATTACTTCTAtgtgaagaaaaagccccTGTCCAACTCCGCTTAGTAATCGGCGTATGAGTGTGTCGATCTCGAAGTCTGGACCAGGAGTTCAAGATATTGCTGATAACCaatttatataatagtataaaAACAGTTGATGTAAGAAATTCAAAGGTagtgaggggttggaggcATCCCGACACTAGATTTCAAAATTTCTCGGCccagtcttcttcatagGTCTCTTGTCCGCACACGACCTTGGATACTTTCTGACACCGTTTGGCTTTTTTCAGATTGAAGATGACTTGAATAAGAAATAACTAGTAAGAGTAGGGAATAAAAGAGCCCTAAAGCATTTATTTATGACAAAACCCTTTCAATCTTAACTCACTCACGTCCTCGCcctggttgaagaagcatcaTTCAGCTCGCCTGCACTCGCACGGTAGTTTTCTATCCATCACCCATAAAGCAGTAAGCACGCAAGGTTTCAGGTATTGTTTGCCTCGTTCATAATAGAAGCTTAAGTAGGGCTTCCCGTCTACTCAGCCCTACTTTCTACACCCTATGGTTGTATGTACTGATTTATCCAAAGTGAATCACTATTTAAAGATCTACCCACCCCGACTTACATTTATCGCCTCGCCGAGTAAATACCACTCATCAAATTTATGCACAGCCCAGATCCCCGTGCGCCGAAGAACGAGGCGACTCGCTAATATAGAATTAGTTCAAAGTTTGACGCAGGGTACGAGATAATTTGGAAGTGTAAATCCTTGTATTATCTTGTAGGATGCACTATACACTCTTTTCAGGCCATCTCGGATTTCACTCGGTCTCCACACCTATTCTCTCGGCACAAAATCCAGAGAAATAGATTGAAGCAATGTTTCGGGCTATAGAGATTCACAATAGTACAACTATCAGACCATGGATTTAAGGGTCTGCGAAATCGGAATCAGTCAGTTCATATAACTCTCTTCCCAGATCACCGGTAACCCGGTATCTATCACCAGTTAtgccatcctcaagctcaagGGGGTCAGTAAGTTCAAACCAGGCCATGATAATATCCGTGATAGTCTGTCCATCAGCGTCAACCCGTGTCTCCCGGACAATATTTCTCTTATTATCCAGGTATATCAACCGTAATCGTCCATCTGTTTCGAATGCCTCTTGATCTGCAAGAAGCATATATCTTGTTGTTACTGCGCCCAGGAGTCTAGATGCCTTGAGCTCAATAAATCGATGAGGGTCCTTTCTCCAGAGCTCAGGTTCAATCTGTTTTGCCTCGCTGAGCCATTTTTTAAACCCCGACCGTATGAACGATAGTGTTTCTAGGGATACAAGCCCCCCAGCCGACGGTCCAGCTATCTCCGGCAAAATCTCATACACTCGTTGCCAATCTGATCCGAAGTTATATAGTTCGGCGTTATTCAAACACGCCCACCAGGCCTGATCTTCGAATTCTTCTGATGCGGAAGTCCaactctccattctctcGTCATCTTCCGGGTCATAGTGTGTTCGGAGGAAGATCGGTTCGTCTGTaattcttgtatatatatgccACGCTCTCCGACGCAGATCAGCGGGTCGCCAGGGACGAAGAATGGTGTCAATCTCTTCTCCCGTGGGCGTGCGCGGTAATGGATCACCCTCCTGAGTAGGAAACCATTCCTGGGGAATTTCATCCAGGTCGAGATATTGGCGGACCAGTCGAACGCGCTGTTGGTCGGATGGTTCCGTCACTGCATTGTCCCAGTGTCTCTGGTAGTGATATCAGTGGTCTGTCAAAAAGGAATGGATATTCTTAGAGGGGTAGGTACAATTAGATATTGCTCGACAGGCAACTCGCCCCATCGTGGTAAATATCCTCGTTCGTTGCTCATAATGGCCAGTGTGGACGGGAAAAGATGCTAGAGAGTTTCATGGTTAGCGCTTTCGGTGGGGTTTCATCAAGTCTTAGAATTCAGCCTAACAGGCGAATCATAGGAAGAGACAGCACGTTATTGGTCTACCCAAGAGTAGGTGGGACATGTCATTTCTATTTACTTTGAGCAACCGCCACTGGAGGTAAGAAAAGCCACACAGGGTACGTACTAACACACTGTCCGTGCCAATTGGCTGGAATGAATTCAGGGCATTCCTACATTCAAACTTTCGGCGAAGGGGGGAGTACAGAAGGTCACTTTAGGTATACAGGTATAACTTTATATAAATGCTGCTGCTTTAGTGGACGTCCTTAGTGCGTGTTTAATCTTGTATTAACCTAAGCTATGTGCCAGGTTTCTAGTTAAAGGACCTTGGCGACGCATGTGAACCAGTAAACCGAAAATAACAGTTCGCCGATAggcctcatcttcattcgCACGAAACTTTTTGACCTTGCATAAGATGTAGACAAgtaaaagataaaagagaTGAACAACAATTCAGTACTCCCACATCCTACCGGCCCGTTGCCATACTCAGAGTAGTACAAGAATGCTATGCCTTGACTAAAGAGAACCACTGCATAAAGCCG from Aspergillus oryzae RIB40 DNA, chromosome 7 includes the following:
- a CDS encoding uncharacterized protein (predicted protein): MESWTSASEEFEDQAWWACLNNAELYNFGSDWQRVYEILPEIAGPSAGGLVSLETLSFIRSGFKKWLSEAKQIEPELWRKDPHRFIELKASRLLGAVTTRYMLLADQEAFETDGRLRLIYLDNKRNIVRETRVDADGQTITDIIMAWFELTDPLELEDGITGDRYRVTGDLGRELYELTDSDFADP